The nucleotide window TTGATGCGGCGTTACAAACGTTAGCAACGAGCTTCCCTGAGTCTTTTAAGGCAAATGTTGAAGAAACCAAAGGCGATGCGTACTTATTGCAAGACGATAAAGAGCAAGCGCGCGCAGCGTACCAAGCCGCTGCCGATGCAGGTGGCTTGCAAGGCAACCCGACATTGCAAATGAAACTGGATGATCTGGCTGTTACTTTAGCCCAATAATTGGAGATCTCCGTGAGATTTTTTAATAAACGCCTAATAAGTGTTGTTCTGTTATCAAGCGCGTTATTCGCTTGTTCATCAGACGACGAAGAAGAAGAAGATAAGGTGGCAGAGCTTACCGAAATTGATGCATTGTTTGAGCCAGAAGTGGTTTGGGACGAAAGCATTGGTGACGGTGTGGCACATTACTTTTCTCGTCTAAAACCTGCCATTGGTTACGATAAAGTATTCGCAGCGAGCCGTTTTGGTGAAGCCTACGCGCTTGACCAAAAAACCGGTGATGAAATTTGGTCTGTTGACCTTTTCGACATTAACGATGAACTAGGCTTTTTTGATGATCCTATTTCTGCTCGTATCGCAGGCGGCGCGACGCTAGGGTATGACAAGGTGGTATGGGGCAGTGAAAACGGTGACGTTTTTGCCTTAGACGCTAATACTGGTGAGCTTGTTTGGCACGCTAAAGTGTCAGGTGAAGTCATTTCAAAGCCAATTTTTGAAAGCAACTTGCTGATTGCCAACACCGGCTCTGGTGCCTTGATTGCACTTGACGCAAATACCGGTGAACAAGTTTGGAAAGCCGAGCAATCGGTGCCGCCATTAACGTTACGCGGTGTTAGTGGTGTTGTTGCCAGTTCTGGTGGTATTTTCCTTGGTCTAGCATCTGGTGAAGTTGGTGTTTATATCATTGAAAGTGGTCAGCAAGGTTGGGCAACCGAAATCGGTGAGCCAAGCGGTGCGACTGAATTACAACGTATTGTTGATGTTGACGTCACCCCGATCGTGGTGGGTGATAAAATTTACGCTATTTCTACGAATGGTAATTTAGCGGCAATTGACTTACGCAGTGGTCGTGAACTTTGGAAACGTAAATACTCGTCTTATCGTCAATTGACCATCAGTGGCAACCAAATTTTCGCAACCGATGTGCAAGGCCACGTTTATGCTATCGACCGCAATAGTGGTATGGAGCAATGGAGTAACCTGCTGTTGACCAATCGTCGTACAACCGGTGCGGTAAGCGTTGGTAAATACGTTGTGGTTGGCGACTTTGAAGGTTATTTGCATTGGTTTGATAAAACCGATGGCAGCATAGTTGCACGCCACGAAGTTGATTCGAGCGGTATCTATGTCACACCAACGGTTGTTGACGGCTTGCTTTATGTAATGAGTCGCGATGGTGACTTAGAGGTGGTTAAAACACCTGAACCAGCTGCAGCTGAATAAAACAATGTAAGGGCAATACGCCCTAAACTCGGCAAAAAATCGTCCGAGTTGCTAAAGTTATTAACGGTCCCATTATATAATGGGGCCGTTATTTGTTTCATTTTCCTCGTTTTTTTAACGAAGTACTATTGAGGTGGCCATGCTTCCTGTTGTTGCCCTAGTTGGGCGCCCTAATGTGGGTAAATCAACTTTGTTTAATCGTCTAACCCGCACTCGAGATGCGTTGGTTGCTGACTTTCCTGGACTGACACGTGATAGACAATACGGTCAAGCCGAAGTGGACGGTGAGCATTTTATTGTTATCGATACCGGTGGTATTGAGGGCAATGAGCAAGGTATTGATGCAAAAATGGCGGAGCAATCTCTGCTGGCGATAGAAGAAGCCGATGCGGTGCTGTTTATGGTGGACGCTCGTGCTGGCCTAACATCAGCCGATGAAGCGATTGCCAACCATTTACGCAAGCAAAGCAAAAAGGTGTTTTTGGTTGCCAATAAAATCGACGGTATCGATGCAGATTCTGCTATTGCTGAGTTTTACTCTCTTGGCCTTGGCGAGACGGTACATCAGATTGCCGCGGCACATAACCGTGGTGTTACCCAACTTATGTATGTTGCACTCGCACCGCATGTTGAAGCGTTTGCTCGCAGTGTAAATGAGATTGATGAAGACGATAGCCTTTACGAAGGCGACGATGATGTTGTCGAGTTGGCTGAAGGTGAAGAATTTGATGACAGCGATGAAATCGCTGCCGATGATAATATCAAACTCGCCATCATTGGTAAGCCAAATGTTGGTAAGTCTACATTAACCAATCGTATTCTCGGTGAAGAACGCGTTGTGGTTTATGATATGCCAGGCACCACCCGTGACAGTGTGTACATCCCAATGGAGCGTAACGAGCGTGAATATACGCTTATCGATACCGCCGGTATTCGTCGTCGTAAAAATATGCATGAAGCGGTGGAAAAGTTTTCGGTAATTAAAACCTTAAAAGCCATTGAAGATGCCAACGTGGTGTTATTGGTTATGGATGCCCGTGAAGGCATTACTGATCAGGATTTGAGCTTACTGGGCTTCGTGTTAAATTCAGGTCGCTCTTTGGTGTTGGTTGTTAATAAGTGGGATGGCTTAGATAACGACGTTAAAGATCGTATTAAATCTGAAATTGACCGCCGTTTAGGCTTTATCGATTTTGCTCGATTGCATTTTATTTCTGCATTACATGGTACTGGTGTCGGTCATATCTTTGAGTCGGTTGAAGAAGCGTTCGATTCTGCAACCAGACGTACCTCGACGGCGATGCTGACCAAAGTTCTTGATATGGCCGTTTTTGATCATCAACCACCATTGGTGAACGGACGTCGCATTAAACTTAAATACGCGCACGCTGGTGGCTATAACCCACCATTGATTGTTATTCATGGTAATCAGGTCAATCAATTACCAGCGTCTTATAAACGTTATTTGATTAACTATTTCCGCAAGTCGTTGAAGATAATGGGTACGCCAATCAAAGTCGACTTTAGAGGCACCATGAACCCATTTGCTAACAAACGTAAGTTAACATACACAGAACAAAAGAAACGAGCCCGAGCGACTCAGGGTTGGAATCTAGATAAAGACAAGTAAGCGTTCATCTAGACACATTAGGCAATTAAAAAAGGCGACCTAAGGTCGCCTTTTTATTTATCGTGTTCGCCTCAAATAGAGAGCCGCGATATCTAGCCTACGGAGTTTGTGGCTGTGTTGGTGCGGTCAAACCCTGATTGATGGCTGATATATCGGCTTCGGATACCGTACCTGCAGCTTCTTTCAAACGCAGCATATTAACGATATATGCGTAACGTGTTGTTGAAAGCTGACGCTTGGCATTATACAAGTTACGGGTACTTTCCAAGACATCAACGATGGTACGAGTACCAACTTCAAAACCTGCTTCGGTCGCTTTTAATGCACTCTCTGCAGAGATAACCGATTGCTCTAGGGCTTTAACACCTGAGATAGTGGCATTGATGGTGTTATAGGCATTTCGTGATTCACGAATAATCGAACGATAAATCAATTCCATATCTTGGCTAGCAACAACGTAATTTTGTTGCGCTTCACGTACCTGTGAACTTGTGTTGCCACCAGAGTAAATCGGCACATTCAATTGCAAACCAATTATTTGCGTATCGTCTTCTTGGCCATCAATATCTAGGAAGTCATCATCGGTATCGGTGGCAGATAAGCTACCAAATAAGCTCAGCGTAGGTAAATGACCTGAGCTGGCTAAATCGATGCTTTCTTTAGCAATATCCAAGTTAACTTTTTGACCTAGCAATTGTAAGTTTTTCGCTTCAGCCAATTTTTGCCATTCGTCGGCGTTGCTCGGCGTCGGCGAGTAAGGGCTGAATCGCTCGGTATTTAAAACACTTAGATCGCGTGGGTAAACACCGGTAATTTCGCGCAGTAATTCTTCTGCAGTATAAACTTGGTTTTCTGCTGCAATTTCATCGGCTACTGCGGTATCAAATTGTGCTTGTGCTTCATGAACATCGGTAATCGCGGTCAAGCCAACGGAGAATCGTTGCTTGGTTTGCTCTAATTGACGTTCGATAGCGGCTTTTTCTGCACGAGCAAATTCTAGGCCATCATAAGCGGCTAGAACGTTAAAGTACGCTTCGGTGACACGGGTGATCAATTGTTGTTTTACAAACTGATAATTAATGTCAAAACGATGCGCGTTCTTCTCGGCAATATCTAGACTCAACCAACTGTTGTGATGGTACAGCTGCATATTAAGTTGCAATGCAAGCTCAGTGGTTTCTGGTTCTAGGAAATCTTGGTCATCACGTTCTACTTCAGTTTGCGAGTAGGTGGCGGTGGCATTCAATTGAGGCAGCAAAACAGAGCGAGCCTGCTCAATAGTCTCTTGCGAGGCGTTAAATTGAGCTTGTGCACGAAGTACAGTTGGATCGTTATCTAGCGCTAATTGATAAATTTGTTGTAGGTCTTGCGCGTTAGTAAGTGAGCTGAAACCAGCCAACACTAAACCCGCAACAACAGAATTTAATTTTTTTATCATGAGTTTACTTTCCCTTAATTTACCAATGCTGATATTTTATTTGGTAATTGTATCGGTATTTAATGCTATGCTGAACAAAAATAGGGGTATCCAGCCTAGTTAAAGTGTAACAGAAAATTTCTCTAACACATTGTATTCGCTCAAAAGAATTACACAATATGAACAAACTTTACAAAATCAAACAATTTAACTCTGACGATTATATTGTCGAAGGCCGCGATGTTAAGTACCAGGGCTTTTTTCGCATTGATCAATATCAACTTAAGCATAAGTTATTTGCAGGTGGTGAAAGTGCGTTAATACGCCGTGAAGTGTTTGAGCGTGGTGATGCGGTTGTGTTAATTATCTTTGATAAAAAACAACGACAAGTGTTAATGATTGAGCAATTTCGAGTCGGTGCGATCCGCAGTCAAGATAATCCATGGTTGCTTGAATTTGTTGCTGGCATGTTTGATCAAGACGAACAGCCAATTGATGTCGCCATTCGCGAAGCCAAAGAAGAGGCCAATATTGATATTACGGCTGATGAGTGTCAGTTTGTTTGCGAATTTCTGCCGAGCCCAGGTGGTACCTCTGAAAAAATTTATATGTATGTTGCTTATACCGACTTATCAGCGTACCAAGATGGTCAAAATCATGGCCTTGCCGATGAACATGAAGATATTCTGGTGCATAAGCTACCCTTAACTGAGGCGTTGGCGTTGCAAGCACAAGGCAAAGTAAATAACGCCTCCAGCATTATTGGGTTACAATGGTTGGCTCTGCAGTTTGGTGGATAACTTTAACTGTCGTATTTAAAATGAAAACACAGGCTGTTTATGGCACGTTATCGTCCTGATATTAAAAACCTCATTAATTTAGCTGAAACCAGCTATATGATGCTTATTCGATTACTTGGTGGTATTGATGAGCAGGGGCAAGTGCGCGAATTTCATATAAGCGAGTCATTGTCTTATCGTATGTCGATATTGGAAAAAACTCGATATACGCAAATGGTACAGTTTCAACAATTAATTAATGCCAAAGAATCCTTAGCAAGCAAGGTCTATTTGCCCAAGCCGGCAATGACAATCCGTGTTTATCACGATGCTCGTATTGTTGAAGTGGTCGAAAGTCAAAATATGCGACAAATTAAACCACGCTATGATTACCCCAATCAGCGCATGCACCAACCCGATGAAAAACGCCAGACATTGGTGTTTTTAGTTGAATGGCTACAGTTGTGTCTGCAACAAGGTAAAGCCAATGTCACTTTCACAACCAAGTAAAAGGACGCTGTGTTAATGCCAACAATGTCCGTCGCGCAAATCTCAGATTGCCACCTCTATGAAGATAAAAGTGCATTGCATTATGGCGCCAATGTGTTTGACAATTTACAACGTATTCTCGATGAGCTTGGTAAATTAGCGCATTTAGATGCCATCGTCTTTACCGGTGATCTAACCCAAGATCATAGTCTTGGCTCGTATCAATTGTTTAACCAATTAATTATTGATGCCAAGCTCTCATGTCCATTGTATGTATTGGCGGGTAATCATGATGACGAGCACGTCATGGCTACGACGTTAACGGCGTCAACGATAAATCATAAAAAACACATTGAGCGCGGCAACTGGCAGTTATTGCTAACGCGCAGCAAAAGCGAAACGCCGGCAGGTTTTGTCGATAGCCATCATTTACAGCAATTAGCACATGTTGCTGATAGGGTAGAGCATACGTTGTTATTTATGCATCATCACCCAGTTGATGTGGGGTATTTTATCGACCGTCATGGCCTTAATAATCAAGCTGACTTTTGGCAAGCCGTTGAGGCAAACCAAAGCATAAGAGCTGTTGCTTGTGGTCATATTCATCGCGGCCAGACATACCAAGGCCCTAAAAACGTGCATGTGTATGCTTGCCCGGCAACCTCGATTCAATTTGATCCAGACTTTGACGGCGTAAAGGCTTTACCGAAAGGCGCTGGCTATCGACAGTTTATGTTGCATCACGATGGCACTATTACCACGACACTGGTCTATCTGGATTGATGCGCTTGCAACGATTGCTAATTATTCATGGTTTTAATAGCTCTCCCGGCTCGATGAAAGCGCAGTTAACTATGGCGTATTTCGACAAACACTTTCCTCATATTAAAGTGCATGCGCCGCAATTAAAATCGTCGCCGTTACAAGCGTTACAGCAATTACAGGACATCATTGCATCCCAACCAAATGCACACTGGTATATTACCGGTTCATCATTAGGTGGCTTTTTTGCCACCTACTTGAGTGAGCAATATGGCCACAAAGCGGTGTTAATAAACCCAGCGGTTAGGCCGTTTGAGCTGCTGCAAGATGTGATTGGTGAGCAAACCAATCCTTATACCAATGAAACCTATCATGTGTTGCCGCAGCATATGCAACAATTGCAAGATATGTATCAAAATCGCATCGACGCTAACAATTATATGGTAATGGTACAAACTGGCGATGAGGTATTGGATTACCGTCAAGCCGTCGAAAAGTACCAGCACAGCCACTTAATTGTGCAGCAAGGAGGCGACCATAGTTTTATCGACTTTGAAAAAATGCTGCCTGTTATTGTTAAATTCTTCCAATTAGAGAATAATGGGCATAGCGAGAGGGCGTAAAACTGATTTATTTTCAGTGTTTAACAACACGCCCCCTGTCATCAAAACGATAAAAACAATAATTCAACTTCTTTCACGATAGACGTTTATGACTGATCAATATAATTCTG belongs to Thalassotalea sp. HSM 43 and includes:
- the bamB gene encoding outer membrane protein assembly factor BamB encodes the protein MRFFNKRLISVVLLSSALFACSSDDEEEEDKVAELTEIDALFEPEVVWDESIGDGVAHYFSRLKPAIGYDKVFAASRFGEAYALDQKTGDEIWSVDLFDINDELGFFDDPISARIAGGATLGYDKVVWGSENGDVFALDANTGELVWHAKVSGEVISKPIFESNLLIANTGSGALIALDANTGEQVWKAEQSVPPLTLRGVSGVVASSGGIFLGLASGEVGVYIIESGQQGWATEIGEPSGATELQRIVDVDVTPIVVGDKIYAISTNGNLAAIDLRSGRELWKRKYSSYRQLTISGNQIFATDVQGHVYAIDRNSGMEQWSNLLLTNRRTTGAVSVGKYVVVGDFEGYLHWFDKTDGSIVARHEVDSSGIYVTPTVVDGLLYVMSRDGDLEVVKTPEPAAAE
- the der gene encoding ribosome biogenesis GTPase Der, which encodes MLPVVALVGRPNVGKSTLFNRLTRTRDALVADFPGLTRDRQYGQAEVDGEHFIVIDTGGIEGNEQGIDAKMAEQSLLAIEEADAVLFMVDARAGLTSADEAIANHLRKQSKKVFLVANKIDGIDADSAIAEFYSLGLGETVHQIAAAHNRGVTQLMYVALAPHVEAFARSVNEIDEDDSLYEGDDDVVELAEGEEFDDSDEIAADDNIKLAIIGKPNVGKSTLTNRILGEERVVVYDMPGTTRDSVYIPMERNEREYTLIDTAGIRRRKNMHEAVEKFSVIKTLKAIEDANVVLLVMDAREGITDQDLSLLGFVLNSGRSLVLVVNKWDGLDNDVKDRIKSEIDRRLGFIDFARLHFISALHGTGVGHIFESVEEAFDSATRRTSTAMLTKVLDMAVFDHQPPLVNGRRIKLKYAHAGGYNPPLIVIHGNQVNQLPASYKRYLINYFRKSLKIMGTPIKVDFRGTMNPFANKRKLTYTEQKKRARATQGWNLDKDK
- the tolC gene encoding outer membrane channel protein TolC, which gives rise to MIKKLNSVVAGLVLAGFSSLTNAQDLQQIYQLALDNDPTVLRAQAQFNASQETIEQARSVLLPQLNATATYSQTEVERDDQDFLEPETTELALQLNMQLYHHNSWLSLDIAEKNAHRFDINYQFVKQQLITRVTEAYFNVLAAYDGLEFARAEKAAIERQLEQTKQRFSVGLTAITDVHEAQAQFDTAVADEIAAENQVYTAEELLREITGVYPRDLSVLNTERFSPYSPTPSNADEWQKLAEAKNLQLLGQKVNLDIAKESIDLASSGHLPTLSLFGSLSATDTDDDFLDIDGQEDDTQIIGLQLNVPIYSGGNTSSQVREAQQNYVVASQDMELIYRSIIRESRNAYNTINATISGVKALEQSVISAESALKATEAGFEVGTRTIVDVLESTRNLYNAKRQLSTTRYAYIVNMLRLKEAAGTVSEADISAINQGLTAPTQPQTP
- a CDS encoding NUDIX domain-containing protein, producing the protein MNKLYKIKQFNSDDYIVEGRDVKYQGFFRIDQYQLKHKLFAGGESALIRREVFERGDAVVLIIFDKKQRQVLMIEQFRVGAIRSQDNPWLLEFVAGMFDQDEQPIDVAIREAKEEANIDITADECQFVCEFLPSPGGTSEKIYMYVAYTDLSAYQDGQNHGLADEHEDILVHKLPLTEALALQAQGKVNNASSIIGLQWLALQFGG
- a CDS encoding DUF1249 domain-containing protein, whose protein sequence is MARYRPDIKNLINLAETSYMMLIRLLGGIDEQGQVREFHISESLSYRMSILEKTRYTQMVQFQQLINAKESLASKVYLPKPAMTIRVYHDARIVEVVESQNMRQIKPRYDYPNQRMHQPDEKRQTLVFLVEWLQLCLQQGKANVTFTTK
- a CDS encoding metallophosphoesterase, producing MPTMSVAQISDCHLYEDKSALHYGANVFDNLQRILDELGKLAHLDAIVFTGDLTQDHSLGSYQLFNQLIIDAKLSCPLYVLAGNHDDEHVMATTLTASTINHKKHIERGNWQLLLTRSKSETPAGFVDSHHLQQLAHVADRVEHTLLFMHHHPVDVGYFIDRHGLNNQADFWQAVEANQSIRAVACGHIHRGQTYQGPKNVHVYACPATSIQFDPDFDGVKALPKGAGYRQFMLHHDGTITTTLVYLD
- a CDS encoding YqiA/YcfP family alpha/beta fold hydrolase produces the protein MQRLLIIHGFNSSPGSMKAQLTMAYFDKHFPHIKVHAPQLKSSPLQALQQLQDIIASQPNAHWYITGSSLGGFFATYLSEQYGHKAVLINPAVRPFELLQDVIGEQTNPYTNETYHVLPQHMQQLQDMYQNRIDANNYMVMVQTGDEVLDYRQAVEKYQHSHLIVQQGGDHSFIDFEKMLPVIVKFFQLENNGHSERA